Proteins encoded in a region of the Methanofollis tationis genome:
- a CDS encoding metallophosphoesterase: MVVVVFSDVHADARALEQVASFLEGRRFAGLFGDIECIVSLGDLLGRGCAPAETLAAMERLKTEYRVISLLGNHDHAFVHGIPVSGSDAASIRAHASLTGSPLLGEIADLPVEAVIDRTLFVHGGPLRLGDALTDQPFWQRLAERPGPSLSGYHYTPEMAFAELERRGLRHLCCGHQHTPICCLLEGGRIVNRQIRYEGGVPASDTVALDRPAILRVGACMGPHPEFAVTDFERFSFLRL, encoded by the coding sequence GTGGTCGTCGTCGTCTTCTCAGATGTCCATGCCGATGCCCGGGCGCTTGAGCAGGTGGCATCCTTCCTGGAGGGCCGGCGATTCGCCGGACTGTTCGGGGATATCGAGTGCATCGTCAGCCTCGGCGATCTGCTCGGGCGCGGCTGCGCGCCGGCCGAGACCCTTGCAGCAATGGAACGGCTCAAAACGGAGTACCGGGTCATTTCGCTCCTGGGCAACCACGACCATGCCTTTGTGCACGGGATCCCGGTGAGCGGGAGCGACGCCGCAAGCATCCGCGCGCACGCATCCCTCACGGGGTCGCCCCTTCTCGGCGAGATTGCGGACCTGCCGGTGGAGGCGGTGATCGACCGCACGCTTTTCGTGCACGGCGGACCGCTCAGATTGGGCGACGCCCTCACCGATCAGCCGTTCTGGCAGCGCCTCGCAGAGCGGCCCGGACCGTCGCTCTCGGGTTACCATTACACGCCGGAGATGGCCTTTGCAGAACTCGAACGCCGGGGGCTCAGGCACCTCTGCTGCGGCCACCAGCACACGCCCATCTGCTGCCTGCTGGAGGGGGGACGGATCGTGAACCGGCAGATCAGGTACGAAGGCGGTGTGCCGGCCTCCGACACCGTCGCCCTCGACCGTCCGGCCATTCTCCGGGTCGGGGCGTGCATGGGGCCGCACCCCGAGTTCGCCGTCACCGATTTCGAGCGGTTTTCGTTTCTGCGGCTATGA
- a CDS encoding nicotinamide-nucleotide adenylyltransferase: MTRAFYIGRFQPYHNGHHSVLERIAPLVDEIVIGVGSAQLSHEVENPFTAGERLMMIAAALEEIGVPYYAVPIEDLRRNALWASHVFSMTPYFDIVYSNNPLVIRLFDEAGMQVKTLPMYRRDTLSGTEVRRRMVAGEEWRSLVPAPVAAVIDEINGVERLKQISSSD; the protein is encoded by the coding sequence ATGACGCGGGCGTTTTACATCGGGCGGTTCCAGCCCTACCACAACGGCCACCACTCGGTGCTGGAGCGCATCGCTCCCCTGGTGGACGAGATCGTCATCGGGGTGGGGAGTGCGCAACTCTCCCACGAGGTGGAGAACCCGTTCACCGCGGGCGAGCGGCTGATGATGATCGCGGCGGCCCTCGAGGAGATCGGCGTCCCCTATTATGCCGTCCCGATCGAAGACCTCCGCAGAAACGCCCTCTGGGCCTCGCACGTCTTTTCCATGACGCCGTACTTCGATATCGTCTACTCGAACAACCCTCTCGTGATCAGGCTCTTCGACGAGGCCGGCATGCAGGTGAAGACCCTGCCGATGTACCGCCGGGACACGCTCTCCGGGACCGAGGTGCGCAGGCGCATGGTCGCCGGGGAAGAGTGGCGGAGCCTGGTGCCCGCTCCGGTCGCCGCGGTGATCGACGAGATAAACGGTGTCGAGCGGCTGAAACAGATCTCTTCCTCAGACTGA